A segment of the Entomomonas moraniae genome:
ATATATCCCCAACTCGCATAGGAGGAAGTTTTTTTAGATCCATTTTTTTTCATGCTACAAAAACCCTGCAAATAAAATCATATTTCACTATTAATCATCATTTCGGCCTAACATTTGTTTAATCATTTAAACATAAGACTAAAGCATAAAATTATATATTTACTTATAATATATACTTTAGTAGTGCAAAGCAAACTGAAAATAAATTCCCTCTTAGTTACACAACTAAGAATACAATTTGAAATTGATTAACTATAAATAAACTTAGATAAAAGTTTTTATTTGAGGGTCAAAGTGCAATTTTTCTCAAACACACGTTAAATACTTGAGAAAAATAAAAGAGGGGGAACTAGCTAATTGCTTAGAACAAAACCAATTAAACAAATGTCTTTATTACTCATTATTATAAATAAACTAAAAACAATGATGCATGTATAGCGTTCTTGTATATAGTAATGCCTTAGATGAAATAAAAAGGTGATGAAGGTAAAATCTTTCGTAACAAAAAGCGCATAATTATTTTTATGCGCTTTTTATCAACTGCTATTTATCTAAGGTCTTTAATAACCCTTCAATATTGCTATCAACTTTGGCTCGAAGCTTCTGTCCAGGATGAAAAGTTACGACACGCCTTGCTGTAATAGCAACCTCCTCTCCTGTCCTTGGATTTCGTCCCGGACGTTCGCTCTTATTACGAAGCTCAAAGTTACCAAATCCTGATAACTTCACCATTGTATTATCAGCTAAAGCTCCTTTTATTTCCTCAAAAAAATCTTCAACCAACTCTTTCGCTTCTTGCTTTGGCAAACCAAGCTGATTAATTAGGGATTCAGCCATTTCGGCCTTTGTCAAAGTGCTCATATTTACTTCCTCAATGTAGCATTAAACTGCTCTTCTAATACAACAATGATAGCCTGAAAGAATATATTGATATCATCATCAGTTAATGTACGCTCTGGATGCCTCCAGCTAAGACGCACAGCAATACTTTTTTGATTGTCACCAATAGCACTTCCCTCATAAATATCAAATAATTGTATTTTTGTTAAATAATCTCCTGCGGCCGCTTTTATAGTCGATATAAATTTATCAGCTATAACTGATTTATCAATTAAGACGGATAAATCACGACTTACTTCTGGAAAACGAGATAACTCCTTAAATGCTGGTAAAATCCCCTGTTGGATTTTACCCAAAGACAACTCAAACAAATAAACAGGAACATCTATATCAAGTATTTTAGCTAGTTCTGGATGCAATGCCCCAACATAACCAACAGGAGTACCCTCGCGCATTATAGCGGCAGCTTGCCCAGGATGGAGCGCCGTATGCTGTGTTGGAGAGAATTGGTATTGCTCTAGCGAACCAACTAAACCTAATATTGCTTCAACATCCCCTTTTACATCATAAAAATCAACACGGTCTTTGGCATTAGCCCACCCTTGCGGTAAGCGAGTACCCATGATTAAGCCAGCAATCATACTTTCTTGTTTTAAATCAGCTAACTGCCCTTTAAAACTCAAACCACACTCAAAAATACGAACTCTATCTTGCTGTCTATTGATATTATACTGCAATGATTTAATAAGCCCTGGCCACAATGATACGCGCATAGCAGACATATCACTAGAAATAGGGTTTGCCAATAATAGCGGTTCTTGGTCTGGATTAAATAATTTAAATAGTTTAGGGTCAATAAAACTATAGGTAATATTTTCTTGATAGCCTCTTGCAACTAAAATATCGCGCAACGTCTTTTTATTAAGCTCTGCTTCCTGCTTATTAGCATGTGGAGCAAGACGTGCTTGAGGGTAACGTACAGGAAGATGGTTATAGCCATAAAGTCTTGCGATCTCTTCCACAAGGTCCTCTTCAATTGCAATATCATAGCGATAACTAGGAACAGTGACATCCCATATACCTGCCGACTTGACTTGTAACGTTAAGCCCAACGGCAATAATAATTGCTCAACTTCTTTATCAGAAAGTGCGATGCCTAAAATCTTATTAAGACGCTCAGCACGTAATACAATATGATTTATTGTAGGCAAATCTGACTTACTCACAACATCAACGACAGGTCCAGCACTACCTCCAACAATATCGAGCAATAACGCTGTCGCACGCTCCATCGCTAAGGGCGCTAGCTGCCAATCAACGCCCCTTTCAAAACGATGAGAAGCATCTGTATGTAACCCATAAGAACGAGCCTTACCAGCAACAGTTATCGTATTAAAAAAGGCAGCCTCTAATAACAAGTCTTTTGTTTTAGAGCTAATACCACTGTGCTCTCCTCCCATAACACCGGCGATTGCTAGCGGTTTGGCATGGTCGGTAATTAATAATGTATCACTGCGTAATGTTATTCCTTGTCCATTAAGCAAGGTCAATGTCTCATTTTCATGAGCCATTCTGACCACAAGGCCTTTATCAATTTCTTCAAGATCGAAGGCATGCATCGGTTGGCCTAACTCAATCATTACATAGTTAGTCACATCCACAACCGCATCAATACTACGAATCCCTGAGCGGCGCAATCTCTCTACCATCCACATGGGAGTTGGTTTGGAAACATCAACATCCTTAATCACTCGGCTAACATAGCGTGGACAATCTTTAGAACTTATGACATCAACACTTACTTTATCATCAGCTGTGGGTTGTACTTCATCTATTACTAACTCTTCCATAGGTTGCTTATAAAGAGCACCTACTTCTCGAGCGATACCACGTAGGGATAAGCAATCACCACGATTCGGGGTTAAATCAACCTCAACAACAATATCATTTAAATCTAAGTAATCTCGTAGATCTTTACCAACAGGCGAGTCACAAGGTAACTCCATCAGACCCGCATTATCATCACTTAAACCAAGCTCTTTCGCAGAGCAAAGCATTCCATTAGATTCGACACCACGTAATTTTGCCTTCTTAATAGAAAAATCACCTGGTAATTTTGCACCAATCATCGCAAAAGGAATTCTTATCCCTTGTCTTGCGTTAGGGGCACCACAAACAACTTGAAAGGTGTCAGAGCCATTACTGACCTGACAAACACGTAACTTATCTGCATCAGGATGCTGTTCTATCGCAACTATTTCCCCGACAACAACACCCGAAAAAGCTTCAGCAACAGGATCAACCCCATCAACTTCTAGGCCAGCCATCGATAAACGGGCAACTAATTCTTCTTGGGAAACCGTGGGATTTACTAAACTACGTAACCAATTTTCACTGAATTTCATACTGTTCTCCTCTATTTAATATTAATAGCTTATTAACGAAATTGGGATAAAAATCGCAAATCGTTATCAAAGAACAGACGTAAATCATTAACACCATAACGCAACATCGCTAAGCGCTCGGCCCCCATACCAAAAGCAAAACCTGAATATACTTCAGGATCAACACCCGACATACGTAATACATTCGGATGAACCATTCCACACCCCATTACCTCTAGCCAACCTGTTTGCTTACAAACACGACAACCTTTCCCGCTACACATTACACACTGAATATCTACTTCTGCAGAAGGTTCAGTGAAAGGGAAAAAAGAAGGCCTAAAACGAACTTCAAATTGTTTTTCAAAGAAAACACGCAAAAATTCTTCGATTGTTCCTTTTAAATCAGCAAAGCTAATATCTGTATCAACTAATAAGCCTTCGACTTGATGAAACATTGGCGAGTGTGTCATATCTGAGTCACAGCGATAAACACGCCCAGGACACACCACACGGATAGGTGGCCTTTTAGCTTCCATCGTACGTACTTGAACAGGTGATGTATGGGTACGCAACAGCATATTAGCGTTAAAGTAAAAGGTATCATGCATAGCACGGGCAGGATGATGCCCTGGAATATTTAATGCCTCAAAGTTATGATAATCATCTTCAACTTCGGGACCTTCCTCTACGCTGTAACCAATATTAGTAAAAAAACTCTCAATTCTTTCTAAAGTACGAGTAATTGGGTGGATACTACCAGAAATTTGGCCACGACCGGGCAATGTAACATCGATCTGTTCTGCTTCTAGTTTTTTATTAAGTTTTTCTTGCTCTAAAACACTCTTACAATTATTTAATGCGGCCTGAACCTTTTCTTTAGCCTCATTAATTAAAGCACCCACCTTAGGACGCTCTTCTGGAGATAAGTTCCCCAATAATTTCATTACTTGTGTTAACTCACCTTTTTTACCTAAATACTGCACGCGTAATTGTTCTAACTCATTAATATCATTTGCCGCAGTTATCAACTGCAAAGCTTTAACAACTAACTCATCCAGATTTTCCATCCACAAGCCCCAAATACATAATTAAAATAAAGAATACGAAATTATACACTTTTCCTTTTTACGAGCATACTATTAGATAAAATTAACATATTTAAGGTTTTGTTGCATCACTAATTAATGCCTTCCTCCTCATAGACAGGAGAAGTAGCCAAAACAAAAAGGCTATCGGATGAGCACGTTAAAACCTATTTCGAGTAGTTTTATCATTGGACAATAATACGAATGGTAACAGATTTTTTTAACCAGAAACCATAGCTAGCAACATTTAGAATTAGATATGCTTAACGTAAAGTCTAACCAACGAATTAACACAAATAAAGCGCATATAATCGACTTATAAATCACATAATAAAGACTAAAGAATGACGAATCAGGGAAAAGGAGTGATATTTAAGTAACACTAACTTGATTTCAAAAAAATAAAGCCATCACACAAGGTGATAGCTTTATCACTAACTAAGAGAAACTACTTAATCGTTAAGGCTACTAATTTGCCACCATTGCCAAAAACATACATCATATTATCAACAACTATTGGTTGTACACGCAAACCACCACTGCCTATCTTACGTCGAGCAACAAAATGCCCATCCGCTTGACTCATTAAGTGTAAGTATCCTTCAAAATCTCCAACAGCCACATAGTTATAGAAAGCTGCTGGGCCTGATAATTGGCGACGTAATAATTGATTATTTGACCACAACTCTGTCGAGTTACGCTCTTCAATTGCTTGAACGGTTCCATCTGCTAAAGTAAGGAACAAGGTATTTGAATGTAGAGATAGCCCAGTATAACTTGAAGCAGGTCTTTGCCATAAAATACGACCAGAGTTTGAGTCTACTGCGGCTAATTGCCCCTGATAAGTAACAACGTATAAGATATTATTAGATACTAATAATTTACTGTTTATATCTACCATACGCTCTAATTCTGAACGACCTTTAGGGATTGCAATGACTTGCCCCCATAAAGGAATACCTTTCTTTACATCAAGTGCGATAATTTGGCCTGTTGAAAGCCCGAAAATAGCTGTATTTTGAGTAATAACAGGAGTACTTGTGCCCCTTAATGTCAAAATAGCAGGTGAGTTATCATACCGCCATAGCTGTGTACCCGTTACAATATCAAAGGCAAATAAGCTATCTGCCCCTGTTTGTAAAACTACCTCACTTCCGTTAGTAACCGGAGGAGCCAATACATCACTATTGACTTGGGCAGTCCATCTCACATCACCAGAACTACTTTCAAGTGCGATAATTTCGCCTTTCATGGTACCTAATAAAACCACACCATATTCAACAGTAACACCGCCTGACACAGGTTTTTTTAACTTCTTTTTCCACTGAACTTTACCCGTAAAACGATCCATGGCAATCACTAAACCATCTGCATCAGCGGCATAGATCATATTACCATCAATCGCAGGAGTTAATCGATTATAGAGATCCCCCTGCCCATCCCCTATTGAGCGTGACCAAGCGACACTCAGCTCAATCTCGGGATTAAACTTTACTAATTCAGCGGGAGGTAGCTCTTTTGAACCACTACTGCACCCTACGACTAATAATGCAACAGAAAAAATAACCAGTATTTTACGCCACATTATTTAATATCCTCTTGTGCAAGATTGTTTAGTTTAAGCTTAATAATCAATTGATTACCTAATTTATCTGCTTCTGCGGCTGCCAAGGCTGCCCTATAAGCTTCACGAGCTTGATCTATTTTGCTCTGTTTTAAAAGCACATCACCTTTTAACTCTTCACGAGTTGTAACAAACTCTTTTTCCACAGGAGCTTGTAATAAAGCAAAAGCTTCATCTAGTTTATTCTGAGCTAACAACACGCGTACCAAACGCTCTCTAGACAACTCACCTAACGCTGCATCCGCAGGCTTATCTAATACCGCTTTTAATGCTTTAGCAGCATCATCTAATTTATTCTGACTAACCGCTAATTTAGCTAAATAAAATTTTGCATATTGTGCATAATAGCTATCAGGATTAGCTTTTTGTAGTTGGTCTGCGATTGAAATAACGTCTGCTTCATTCACTTTATCCAGTGGCTGAGACATAGCAAAGATCAATAACTGATAGTTCTGAGCTTCTTTTACTTTATTTGCAATTTGGTGGTTTTCCCAAAACTTCCATACCGAGACAATAGCAATAGCTAATAAAACACCAATAAAAATAGGTTTACCGTATGAGTTCCAAAAACTTTTTAACTCTTCTATTTCTTCATTTTCAATGCGTGTAGTCACTACCGATAACTCCTATTTACTTTAATAACTGTTTTAGATGGCTTGCGATATCTGCCCAGTCTACTAGTTGTTGGGGCGTATCATCTCTTAATGGCTTACAAACTAACTTTTGTTGCGACAATTCATTTTCACCCAAAATAAGTGCATAACGAGCGCAACTATTGTCTGCTTTTTTAAGTTGATTTTTAAAATTGCCACCGCCTGTATTAACCTGTAATTTTAACTGTGGAAATTGGTCTCGTATCTGCTCAGACAATTTAAGTGCTAACGCATCAGTACCTTCACCTACCGCCACAAAATAACAATCTAACTGATTTAGCGCTGTGGGTATTTTACCTAGTTCTTTCAATAAAAGAATAAGTCTTTCTACACCCATGGCAAAACCAACGCCAAAAGTAGGCTTACCCCCTATTTGCTCAAATAATCCATCATAACGCCCACCACCACATACGGTACCTTGGGCGCCTAATGCTGTAGTTGTCCACTCAAAAACTGTTTTATTATAATAATCCAAACCACGAACTAAGTTCGTATTAAGGACATATGGAATACCCAATGTATCAAGACGCATGAGTAAACCTTTAAAATGCTCAGATGAATCTTCATCAATAAAGTCGGTAAACTTAGGCGCATTGACTAAAATAGTCTTTGTTGATTCAATTTTTGTATCAAGTATTCTCAATGGGTTTGTAGATAAACGAGATTGACTATCTTTATCTAACTGATCTTTATAAGTTGTTAAATAATCAACCAATGCGGCTTTGTAGTTATTACGTGCTTCTAAGCTACCCAAACTATTTAACTCTAAAGTAACAGCACTTTCAATGCCTAGTAATTTCCATAGTCGCCACGTTAAAGCGATCAACTCTGCATCAATATCTGGACCCGCTAAATTAAATACCTCTACCCCTATTTGATGAAATTGCCGGTAGCGCCCTTTTTGGGGGCGCTCACGGCGAAACATTGGACCATAATACCAAAGTTTTTGTACACGTCCAGCATGGGTTAAACCATGCTCAATCATCGATCTAACAACCGCCGCTGTATTTTCTGGGCGAAGCGCATAAGATTTACCGTCTTCCTTATCCAACGTATACATTTCTTTTTCTACAATATCCGTCACTTCACCTATAGAGCGCTTAAATAGCCCTGTATACTCCATAATAGGTGTACGGATTTGTTTGTACCCATAACTGGCTAATAGATCAGTTACGGTCTCTTCAAAATACTGCCAAACAGGCGTTTGCTCTGGCAATATATCATTCATTCCTGTAATAGCTTGTAATGCTTCTACCATCAAAATAATTCCTTAAAATAACTTTTAACTATGCGATTAGCCACGAGCGATAATAGCGTTTTGTTTTTGGCGCGCTTTTTCTCTAATTAAACGCTCCAGCTCATCAATAAAGTAGTCATTTGATAATTTCTGTGCAGGTTTCCCATCAATATAAACAAGATTATTAGGGGAACCTCCTGCTAACCCTAGATCAGCTTCTTTTGCTTCTCCTGGCCCATTAACCACACAGCCAATAACAGCTACATCCATCGGAACTAACAAGTCATCTAACCTTGTTTCTAATTCATTCATTGTTTTAACAACATCAAAATTCTGCCGTGAACAACTCGGACAAGCGATAAAATTAATACCTCGCGAACGTAGTTTAAGCGATTTTAATAGATCAAATCCTACTTTTACTTCTTCAACAGGGTCTGCGGCCAAAGAAATACGTAAAGTATCACCGATACCTTCATTTAATAGGATACCGAGCCCTACAGCAGATTTAACCGTACCCGACCGCAAACCACCTGCCTCAGTAATACCAAGATGCAGTGGTTGCTCGATTTGTTCAGCTAATAAGCGATAGGCACTAACCGCCATAAATACATCGGATGCTTTAACGCTAACCTTAAAGTTTTGAAAATCTAGCTTATCTAAATAATCAATATGCCGTAAAGCAGACTCAACTAATGCCGCTGGCGTTGGTTCCCCATACTTTTTTTGCAAGTCTTTCTCTAAAGAACCTGCATTCACACCAATACGAATGGGTATATTTTTATCTTTAGCCGCATCGACAACCGCTCTTACACGATCTTCTCTACCAATATTACCGGGATTAATTCGTAAACAATCCACACCCAACTCTGCAACTCTTAATGCGATGGTATAATCAAAATGAATATCAGCGACCAGAGGTATTTTCACTTGCTTTTTGATTTGTCCAAAAGCTTCAGCAGCTTCCATACTTGGCACTGAAACTCGAACAATATCAGCACCCGCCTTTTCAAGTCGCTGTATTTGATCAACTGTTGCCGCCACATCACAGGTTTCAGTGTTAGTCATGCTTTGTACACTGATTGGCGCATCCCCACCAACGGCAACATCACCAACATATATTTTCCTAGAAATACGGCGCTTTAAAGGGGATAAGGTATTCATAAAGGCTTATTTACCTAATTTAATTCGATGTGTTGAGTTTGATGTTTGGTTGAGTTGTACTGGCTCTCCATTATAACTCATAGATACAGCCGAAGGTGCTCCTAAAACCACATCAAGCGGTGCTTTACCCGAAATATTTAGATGGGTATTGGCCGTAAAGAGCTTACTCACTAAAACCTTGCCGGTAGCATCAGTTATACTCACCCAACAATTTGCTTTAAAATTTGCTTCAATAAGTCCCTCGCCTTTTTTCAAGCTTGGCTTAGCATTTTCTTGAGCATTTGCATCATTTTGCTCTGACTGATCTTGTATATTAGTTTCACTTACAGCGTCTTTATCTGTATTAACGGGCGAAAGAGCATTATCAGTCGCTAGTTGTGTTGTATTATTAAGCGCCAAAGGCAACGTAGAACTATCCGTTGAAATAACGGGTATAGTATTTTGCTCTTGTAAAACGGTCGATGCAGTAGAACCGGGCTCCACAATGATCGCTCCATTTTCACTCGGGATCGTTTGATTAGTATTCGAATTTACAAAATGTTGCCATATTAAAAAAACAATACCCGCAAGGATTAAACAAACCACAAAACTTACAAGCCAATAAATGCTATTTGAGATACTCTTTATACGTTTTATTTGTTTAAAGTCGAGCACCCTCGTGTCAGTAGCATCATTTCCCACACAAGCATCGAATGTGCCGACCAATTCGTCTATATTTGTTAACTCAAGATATTTTGCATAATTGCGGATATACCCGCGGGTAAAAGTAGCTCCAGGTAGTTTACTAAACTCGCCTGCTTCTAAAAAAATAATAAAACGCTCCGGTAAATTTAAAACATCTGCGATCTGCTTGGTCGTGATACCACGCTTTTCACGCTCAGCTTTTAGCAACTGGCATGGTTGAGAAACTTCATTCGTTTTGTTTGGATCAGTACTCATTTACTTCCTGCCTTATATTCTCGATACTCAACAGATTTTGGGTATAACTGCTCAAGTTGCATCGCATACTTTGCAGCACTGGTTTTATCATTCATTGCATTAGATAAGCGAATACCTAGCAACAATCCTTGGGGACTCTGAGCATCTCCCATCATATTGACATAATTATTATAATAATTAAGCGCTGCCGGATAATTTTTCTTTTGTCCATAGACCTGCGCTAATCCAAGAGTTGAAACTACTCGACTCCTATTCAATAACAGTGCCTGACGGAAGTTTTCCTCTGCTTTTACCAAATTATTCTGTTGTAACTCAACTAGCCCTATATTTTCAAATACCATTGATCGTTCAGAATAAAAGGGATCATCCAAGGCCTTTAAAAAATATTTTTTAGACTCATCTAAACGGTTCTGTGAAAAAAGAAATACCCCATAATTATTTAAAATTCTTGAGCTAGAAGGATCCGATGAAAGCGCTTTCTTAAAATATATATCAGCATCTTTATAATTTTGTTCAAGTTGAAAAACGTAGGCAATCATAGCATTAACGTCGGCACTATTTGGTTCTATCTTAAGAGCATCAACCAGTGGTTGTTTAGCTTCTTCCGTTTGCCCTTCACGTATATAACCTAAAGCCAAATCAATATAAGCCTGGACTGCTTCTTGTCTACCCTTCTCTGTATTTAATGCACCTCGTTTACCACTGACCTCTGTAACACAACCAATCACGGCAATACAAATAACTGTAACAAAAAATACTTTCAATAACTTAACTATTTTCATTAGTCTATTCCTAACTACTTAATTTCTATAGAGCTCGTAGAGCCAACCTCTTGCGAACTCAAATCACGCACTGCAATATAACGCGCACTGCGTTTTGTTCTATCTTTTATTTGTCCGACCAATTGCCCACAAGCCGCATCAATATCTTCTCCTCTTGTGGTACGAGTAGTCACATTAAACCCAGCATTATAAAGCATATCTTGGAAACGTCGTACAGCATTATTACTTGGGCGCTCATACCCTGAATGAGGAAATGGATTAAACGGAATTAAATTAATTTTACACGGGACATCTTTCAACAAAGCAATCAGTTGTTCAGCATGTTCTGGCTGATCATTAACACCTTTTAATAAAGTATACTCTATCGTTAAAACTCTTTTTTCCCCTAAACCTGAAATATATTTTAATCCTGCTTCTAATAGTTGTTCTAATGGATATTTTTTATTAATCGGTACGAGCTGATTACGCAGCTCATTATTTGGTGCATGAAGCGATATGGCTAAAGAGACATCTACATGCTTAGCGAGTTCTTCAATCATTGGAACAACACCAGAGGTAGAAAGCGTCACTTTACGCTTTGAAATACCATACCCTAAGTCATCCATCATCATTTGCATAGCAACAATAACATTATCAAAGTTAAGTAATGGCTCCCCCATACCCATCAAAACCACATTGGTAATTGCACGGTCAATTTTACCAGGGATTGTTCCAAATGACTTATTAGCAATCCAAACTTGTCCAATAATTTCTGCTGCGGTTAAATTACTATGAAACCCTTGTTTACCTGTTGAGCAAAAACTACAATCTAAACCACAACCTGCCTGTGATGAAACACAAAGTGTACCTCGGTTATTTTGCGGTATATAGACCGTTTCTATTAGATTTCCAGAATCTACCTTAACAATCCACTTACGTGTACCATCTTGTGATATATTTTGACTAACAATCTCAGGGCCACGTATCTCTGCCTTTTCTTTTAACTTTTCTTTTAATACCTTACCAAAATTAGTAATATCATCGAAGTTATCAATACCAAAATGATGAATCCATTTCATCAATTGCCCAGCACGAAAACGTTTTTCACCAATAGACTCAAAAAACGTTTCAAGCTGCGACTGATTCAGCCCCAGCAAATTTAACTTATCAGTCGCATTACTCATAAACAACTACCTATTCTTATTTCTTATTACAACAACTTAACGAATTCGTTCACATACTTCAGTCGCTGCAAAAAAATAACTAATTTCACGTGCAGCAGAAGCAACAGAGTCTGATCCGTGCACAGCATTCTCATCAATAGAAACAGCAAAATCAGCACGAATTGTACCTTTTTCTGCTTTTTTAGGATCAGTAGCGCCCATTAGCTCACGGTTTTTAGCAATCGCATTATCACCTTCAAGTACCTGAACAACAACAGGGCCAGAAGTCATGAATGAAACTAAATCTTTGAAAAAGGGACGCTCTTTATGCTCTGCATAAAACCCACCCGCTTCACGTGCTGATAACTGTACCATTTTTGCTGCAACTACTTTTAAACCAGCCTTCTCAAAACGAGTGATGATTTCACCAATTGCATTTTTTGCAACAGCGTCAGGTTTAATAATAGAAAGTGTGCGTTCAACAGCCATAAAAATTCCTCAATAAAAAATGGGCTTAAAGTAATCAATTATACTTATATTATAAGAATAATCCTATAATAAAAATGTACTCCCTGTAACAAAATTACAAAGCATCAAGAAAACTGTTATGATGTTTTTTATTTTTAATTAATTTATTATACTTCATTGCTACCAATATGCTTCCGCTCTCTGACGATCAGCAATTAATCTATCATCTAAATAATGCAATAGAGCACTACTACCAAAGAGCTGAGTTGTTTTTTCATCGTACATTTAATCGTCCAAAAGTGAAAATCGATCTAAGAGGTCTTAGTGCGGGAACAGCAACCCCTAGCTTAAACTTATTACGTTTTAATAAAGAGCTACTAATAAACAACCAGCAGCATTTTTTACAACAAACCGTGCCCCACGAAATAGCACATCTATTAGCGTATCATTTATTTGG
Coding sequences within it:
- the ispG gene encoding flavodoxin-dependent (E)-4-hydroxy-3-methylbut-2-enyl-diphosphate synthase, with protein sequence MNTLSPLKRRISRKIYVGDVAVGGDAPISVQSMTNTETCDVAATVDQIQRLEKAGADIVRVSVPSMEAAEAFGQIKKQVKIPLVADIHFDYTIALRVAELGVDCLRINPGNIGREDRVRAVVDAAKDKNIPIRIGVNAGSLEKDLQKKYGEPTPAALVESALRHIDYLDKLDFQNFKVSVKASDVFMAVSAYRLLAEQIEQPLHLGITEAGGLRSGTVKSAVGLGILLNEGIGDTLRISLAADPVEEVKVGFDLLKSLKLRSRGINFIACPSCSRQNFDVVKTMNELETRLDDLLVPMDVAVIGCVVNGPGEAKEADLGLAGGSPNNLVYIDGKPAQKLSNDYFIDELERLIREKARQKQNAIIARG
- the bamB gene encoding outer membrane protein assembly factor BamB gives rise to the protein MWRKILVIFSVALLVVGCSSGSKELPPAELVKFNPEIELSVAWSRSIGDGQGDLYNRLTPAIDGNMIYAADADGLVIAMDRFTGKVQWKKKLKKPVSGGVTVEYGVVLLGTMKGEIIALESSSGDVRWTAQVNSDVLAPPVTNGSEVVLQTGADSLFAFDIVTGTQLWRYDNSPAILTLRGTSTPVITQNTAIFGLSTGQIIALDVKKGIPLWGQVIAIPKGRSELERMVDINSKLLVSNNILYVVTYQGQLAAVDSNSGRILWQRPASSYTGLSLHSNTLFLTLADGTVQAIEERNSTELWSNNQLLRRQLSGPAAFYNYVAVGDFEGYLHLMSQADGHFVARRKIGSGGLRVQPIVVDNMMYVFGNGGKLVALTIK
- a CDS encoding integration host factor subunit alpha, with the translated sequence MSTLTKAEMAESLINQLGLPKQEAKELVEDFFEEIKGALADNTMVKLSGFGNFELRNKSERPGRNPRTGEEVAITARRVVTFHPGQKLRAKVDSNIEGLLKTLDK
- the pheT gene encoding phenylalanine--tRNA ligase subunit beta → MKFSENWLRSLVNPTVSQEELVARLSMAGLEVDGVDPVAEAFSGVVVGEIVAIEQHPDADKLRVCQVSNGSDTFQVVCGAPNARQGIRIPFAMIGAKLPGDFSIKKAKLRGVESNGMLCSAKELGLSDDNAGLMELPCDSPVGKDLRDYLDLNDIVVEVDLTPNRGDCLSLRGIAREVGALYKQPMEELVIDEVQPTADDKVSVDVISSKDCPRYVSRVIKDVDVSKPTPMWMVERLRRSGIRSIDAVVDVTNYVMIELGQPMHAFDLEEIDKGLVVRMAHENETLTLLNGQGITLRSDTLLITDHAKPLAIAGVMGGEHSGISSKTKDLLLEAAFFNTITVAGKARSYGLHTDASHRFERGVDWQLAPLAMERATALLLDIVGGSAGPVVDVVSKSDLPTINHIVLRAERLNKILGIALSDKEVEQLLLPLGLTLQVKSAGIWDVTVPSYRYDIAIEEDLVEEIARLYGYNHLPVRYPQARLAPHANKQEAELNKKTLRDILVARGYQENITYSFIDPKLFKLFNPDQEPLLLANPISSDMSAMRVSLWPGLIKSLQYNINRQQDRVRIFECGLSFKGQLADLKQESMIAGLIMGTRLPQGWANAKDRVDFYDVKGDVEAILGLVGSLEQYQFSPTQHTALHPGQAAAIMREGTPVGYVGALHPELAKILDIDVPVYLFELSLGKIQQGILPAFKELSRFPEVSRDLSVLIDKSVIADKFISTIKAAAGDYLTKIQLFDIYEGSAIGDNQKSIAVRLSWRHPERTLTDDDINIFFQAIIVVLEEQFNATLRK
- the hisS gene encoding histidine--tRNA ligase; translation: MVEALQAITGMNDILPEQTPVWQYFEETVTDLLASYGYKQIRTPIMEYTGLFKRSIGEVTDIVEKEMYTLDKEDGKSYALRPENTAAVVRSMIEHGLTHAGRVQKLWYYGPMFRRERPQKGRYRQFHQIGVEVFNLAGPDIDAELIALTWRLWKLLGIESAVTLELNSLGSLEARNNYKAALVDYLTTYKDQLDKDSQSRLSTNPLRILDTKIESTKTILVNAPKFTDFIDEDSSEHFKGLLMRLDTLGIPYVLNTNLVRGLDYYNKTVFEWTTTALGAQGTVCGGGRYDGLFEQIGGKPTFGVGFAMGVERLILLLKELGKIPTALNQLDCYFVAVGEGTDALALKLSEQIRDQFPQLKLQVNTGGGNFKNQLKKADNSCARYALILGENELSQQKLVCKPLRDDTPQQLVDWADIASHLKQLLK
- a CDS encoding YfgM family protein, whose translation is MTTRIENEEIEELKSFWNSYGKPIFIGVLLAIAIVSVWKFWENHQIANKVKEAQNYQLLIFAMSQPLDKVNEADVISIADQLQKANPDSYYAQYAKFYLAKLAVSQNKLDDAAKALKAVLDKPADAALGELSRERLVRVLLAQNKLDEAFALLQAPVEKEFVTTREELKGDVLLKQSKIDQAREAYRAALAAAEADKLGNQLIIKLKLNNLAQEDIK
- the pheS gene encoding phenylalanine--tRNA ligase subunit alpha; translation: MENLDELVVKALQLITAANDINELEQLRVQYLGKKGELTQVMKLLGNLSPEERPKVGALINEAKEKVQAALNNCKSVLEQEKLNKKLEAEQIDVTLPGRGQISGSIHPITRTLERIESFFTNIGYSVEEGPEVEDDYHNFEALNIPGHHPARAMHDTFYFNANMLLRTHTSPVQVRTMEAKRPPIRVVCPGRVYRCDSDMTHSPMFHQVEGLLVDTDISFADLKGTIEEFLRVFFEKQFEVRFRPSFFPFTEPSAEVDIQCVMCSGKGCRVCKQTGWLEVMGCGMVHPNVLRMSGVDPEVYSGFAFGMGAERLAMLRYGVNDLRLFFDNDLRFLSQFR